A single region of the Manihot esculenta cultivar AM560-2 chromosome 12, M.esculenta_v8, whole genome shotgun sequence genome encodes:
- the LOC110627390 gene encoding lysine-rich arabinogalactan protein 18 translates to MDRKSLLTVALMCLVVASVGGQAPTSAPTATPVTPAAPKASPVTPAGPVAAPAKAPVKPQTPAPVVTPVSSPPASSPTKQTVPAPVQTPLATPPPAVAPVSSPPAAVPVSSPPAKSPSAPAPVTPPTSSPTENAPPAPVAAPTAEVPAPTPSKKKSKKHNAAPAPAPELSSPPAPPTEAPGPSAEANSPGPSVSDDQSGAETIKSLHKMAGILALGWAIVSLMF, encoded by the exons ATGGATCGCAAAAGCTTGCTTACCGTGGCGTTGATGTGCCTCGTTGTTGCCAGTGTCGGCGGCCAAGCTCCGACGTCAGCTCCGACGGCTACACCGGTGACTCCTGCAGCCCCTAAGGCTTCTCCTGTGACTCCTGCCGGTCCTGTAGCCGCACCCGCTAAGGCTCCTGTAAAACCTCAAACACCTGCTCCAGTGGTAACTCCCGTATCTTCACCTCCGGCTTCTTCTCCGACGAAACAGACTGTTCCTGCTCCTGTTCAGACTCCATTGGCTACGCCGCCACCTGCCGTCGCTCCTGTGAGCTCTCCACCTGCTGCAGTTCCAGTGAGCTCTCCACCAGCTAAATCTCCTTCAGCACCTGCACCAGTTACTCCACCAACAAGCTCTCCTACGGAAAATGCTCCTCCAGCTCCAGTGGCTGCACCAACCGCCGAGGTTCCTGCGCCGACTCCCAGCAAGAAGAAGTCGAAGAAGCACAATGCTGCACCAGCTCCTGCTCCAGAGTTGTCAAGCCCACCTGCTCCACCAACTGAGGCACCTGGACCAAGCGCTGAAGCCAACTCACCTGGTCCCTCTGTGTCTGATGATCAG AGCGGAGCAGAGACCATAAAGAGCCTACACAAGATGGCTGGAATTTTGGCGCTGGGATGGGCAATAGTGAGTTTGATGTTCTAG